One stretch of Sardina pilchardus chromosome 17, fSarPil1.1, whole genome shotgun sequence DNA includes these proteins:
- the ptprr gene encoding receptor-type tyrosine-protein phosphatase R, whose amino-acid sequence MSADDASFVTPPRVLEESADRQAVTAGDRGRGQHKMVDEGGGAACLYVSWYVCQALQVDVRRLNVTLLHSFREGVAAALDILPRHVHINRLNERKNGIELYVLSDRVGATEPVSSEEVIRSLNINILHRNLEPFGITEVSSEKNVLQGQRERDDVWTKEGFYAVVIFLTIFIIIVTCLMVLYRLKEKVEYSDRQFKEPPPPSVHLAPVPVHPAPPRPLQPPPPAHHLTSGSSMVQAEAVPKPISTAPPPSCVPPAEVKPCLSTNPSPFRMKPAAGLQERRGSNVSLVLDMSSLGAVEPLNCGVNTPRESAAQEYLQSAGRTLTRPQLRNTVLNMPTLHAEFAEIPMNFVDPKDLDIPSHGTKNRYKTILPNPHSRVILKAKNSYDPLGSYINANFIRGYLGDEKAYIATQGPMINTVNDFWQMAWQEDCPVIVMITKLKEKNEKCVLYWPERRGIYGKTEVLVNSVRESDHYTVRSLTLKQAGQSRSLEHYWYTSWPDHKTPDSAQPLLQLMADVEEDRLASGTRGPVIVHCSAGIGRTGCFIATTIGCRQLQMEGSVDVLGIVCQLRSDRGGMIQTGEQYEFVHHALCLYESRLSADAGQ is encoded by the exons ATGTCCGCAGACGACGCTTCGTTTGTGACCCCCCCACGCGTCTTAGAGGAGTCTGCTGACCGACAAGCGGTCACCGCGGGGGACCGAGGCCGAGGGCAGCACAAAATGGTGGAcgagggaggaggagcagctTGTCTGTACGTCTCCTGGTACGTCTGTCAG GCTCTGCAGGTGGACGTGAGGCGACTCAATGTGACTCTGTTGCACTCGTTCCGAGAGGGTGTTGCCGCAGCTTTGGACATCTTGCCCCGACACGTGCATATCAATCGCCTCAAT GAGAGGAAGAATGGCATTGAGCTGTACGTGTTGTCTGACCGCGTGGGAGCTACCGAGCCCGTCTcatcagaggaagtgatccGCTCACTCAACATCAACATCCTCCACCGAAACCTGGAGCCTTTCGGCATCACCGAGGTCTCCtctgag AAGAATGTACTCCAGGGACAGCGCGAGAGGGACGATGTGTGGACCAAGGAAGGCTTCTACGCTGTGGTCATCTTCCTCACGATCTTCATCATCATTGTCACCTGTTTGATG gtTCTGTACAGGTTAAAGGAGAAGGTTGAATATTCCGACCGGCAGTTCAAGGAGCCGCCCCCGCCCAGCGTTCACTTGGCCCCCGTCCCCGTGCACCCAGCACCCCCGCGCCCCCTCCAGCCGCCTCCCCCTGCCCACCACCTCACCAGCGGCAGCAGCATGGTTCAGGCCGAGGCGGTCCCTAAACCTATAAGCACCGCCCCGCCGCCGT CCTGCGTCCCGCCCGCTGAGGTCAAGCCCTGCCTCTCGACAAACCCCTCCCCCTTCAGGATGAAGCCTGCAGCCGGTCTCCAGGAGAG GAGAGGCTCGAACGTGTCCCTGGTGTTGGACATGAGCTCTCTGGGCGCGGTGGAGCCGCTCAACTGCGGCGTGAACACGCCCCGCGAGAGCGCCGCCCAGGAGTACCTGCAGTCGGCCGGACGCACGCTCACGCGCCCGCAGCTCCGCAACACCGTGCTGAACATGCCCACGCTGCACGCCGAGTTCGCC GAGATCCCCATGAACTTTGTGGATCCGAAAGACTTGGACATCCCCAGCCACGGCACCAAGAACCGATACAAGACCATTTTGCCAA accCACATTCCAGGGTGATCCTGAAGGCCAAGAACTCTTACGATCCACTCGGCAGCTACATCAATGCCAACTTCATCAGG GGTTACCTCGGAGATGAGAAAGCGTACATCGCCACCCAAGGTCCGATGATCAACACGGTGAACGACTTCTGGCAGATGGCCTGGCAAGAGGACTGCCCCGTCATTGTCATGATCACCAAACTCAAGGAGAAAAACGAG AAATGTGTGCTGTACTGGCCGGAGAGGAGAGGCATCTACGGCAAAACGGAGGTGCTGGTTAACAGTGTCCGGGAAAGTGACCATTACACCGTGCGCAGCCTCACGCTGAAG CAAGCAGGGCAGAGTCGCTCGTTGGAGCACTACTGGTACACGTCGTGGCCTGACCACAAGACCCCCGACAGCGCCCAGCCCCTGCTGCAGCTCATGGCGGACGTGGAGGAGGACCGGTTGGCCAGCGGCACCCGAGGCCCCGTTATCGTCCACTGCAG CGCTGGTATTGGTCGCACGGGATGCTTCATTGCCACAACCATTGGCTGTCGTCAACTGCAAATGGAGGGCAGTGTGGATGTCTTGGGGATCGTGTGCCAACTCCGATCAGACAG